Within bacterium, the genomic segment CAGATCACCGCCGATCACACGACGATAAAAATCCTTGTTCCAACCTTTCAAATCGACATTGGCTGCGGTGAGAAAAGGCGCCAGCTCCCGCAACGGCGCATCGTTGATGTAACCGTTGGTCACAAATACCGTGGCGATCTCTTCTGCCTGGGCCAGCCGGGCGATCTCCAACGCGTACTCAAAATAGACCGTCGGCTCGGTGTAGGTGCAAGCGATGGTTTTGCACCCCCGCGACACCGCGGCGTCGACCACCTGCCGGCTGGTCACCGGTTGCCCGCCCGGCTCGCCCTGCACCTGGGAAAGAGCATGGTTCTGGCAGAACCGACAATGAAAATTGCAGCCCATGGCGGCAATGGAAAAACTCGCGGATCCGGGATAAACATGGAACAGCGGCTTTTTTTCAATGGGATCCACGTGCACTGCGGCCGCCTTTTCGTAAACCAGCGAATAGAGCACGCCGCCGAGATTCTGCCGGACGCCGCAAATGCCGACCTTGCCTTCCGTCAGTTTGCAGGTGTGCGGGCACAACTGACAGACTACATGACCGCCTTCCAGAGCGGTGTAAAATTGCGCCTCTTTCATATCACTCCTCGCTCACCAAAACCTTCAAGGTGAGCAACGCCTGCACCTTGATATAGTCCTCGCCGAAAATCTGTCTTTCCTGACCATGGCTGCTGTCCAGGCTCAAATCAGTGGCGATAAAGACCGGTTTCACGTCCGTTCCTGCATTTTTAAAAAGCGCCAAATCTTCTTCGTTCAACTCCAGGGATGTTTCGATATGTCGGGCCGCTGACACCCGACCGGCGGCATCCACCGCAGCGGCCGGCAGCTGGATCGGGCCGAGTATCACGTTCGGCCGATCGTACAGGCGCGCCAGGGCATCGGCCAGGCGCAGGTGCACGGCGCCGCCCAGGGGCAGATGGTTGTCGATCTTGAGCTGGATCACAGCGCCCTGCAGACGATCAGTGGCATCAGCGGATATCCGCACGATCGCCCCCTGATCATAGAGATCGCCTGCTTCCTCCGCCGGCTTGATCTGAATCTGGGTGGTGTCCAGATGCACCTCTTTGGCGGCCCAACTGATTCGAGCCGGCACGTCCAGCGCAACCCGGGCGCGCAGATAATCCGACGCGCTGATCCGGCCATAGGTCACGCCGTCGCCCACCAACGCGCGGCCGGCGATCGCCAGATGCGTGGGACGAATATCCATAAATTGAACGATAGGGCTGTTCTGCGCAGTGAACAGGGGCAGACGCGTGCGCACTTCGCCGCTGTTCGCTGGTTGGATGGCTTCATTGATGGTGAAAAAAACGCTTTGGCCTCTATCGTTCCAGGCCCGCAACGTGCCTTGCAAACGAAGCGGCAACTGAATGGTATTAAAAATATCCAGCGCGAGCCTGGCGTCGCCGAAACGGACATGATCCAGATCGTCGAGACGCTCAGGCAGAGAGAGGCTGCGGAACACCGTGTCCAGCGCCACCTCCTGTTCCTGCAATCGGCCGGACAGATGATCGATCACCAGATCAGAGAACACGACACGGGCGGTGAGCGTGCTTTTTTGATCCAGCACATAGAGCTGATCGCCCAAATCCCGGGTCACGCCGTCGAAATCAATATTCAATAATTGCTCTACACCGTTCGCCGGCAGATCCAAGCGGACGACGAACCGGCGCAGATCGATCCGGCTGACGGAGCGGGAATAGGACATGAGCGGTATGACAAAATGGAGCGGATTCCCGTTGCTGTCATTAATCTCCTGAAATTTCCACGACAAGGTCTCTGCGGAAATGGGTGTGTGGTTATCCAGCGTCACTGCCACTTTGCCCTGTTGAAACGCCAGCTCTTCCACCTGCAGGGTCGAGCCGGGCAGCAGTTCGATGGATTTATTTTCCTGCAGCACCAGGCTGGGAAGTTTGGCGTGCAGAAAAGAAACCCGCATCTCATCGATCTGCGTCAGCACCTCCAGCGTTTGGTCCGGCCGGATCAGAACCGCGGCGCCGTTTGATCCCGCCACAGAGCCGGAGATCAGCCACTGGTTGTTCTCCGGAATGGGAATGGAGTTCAAATCCAGCGGCACCCGTACTGAGTCAGAGGGATTGATCCGCGCCACGCGCGGCGCGCTGAGAAGAATATCGCCGGTATCGCCGTCGCGCAGCTGCAGCGCCACATTTTCCAACGCCACCGGCAATCCGCTGTAAAGGCGCAGCCGGCCGCGGCCGGTCTCGATGACCGCGGAACGAAAGCGGTCGTCCGCATGCTTTTGTCCCGCCACGCGCTGAAACACGGCAGGGTGAATGATGACGCTCTGTCCCTCTTTGCCCGCTGCTTCGCCGCACAGCTGCGCAAAGCCAAAGTAATCATAGCCGACGATCGTGTTTGGTATGGTCAAATCGGTGAGCGCCACCTCAAAAGACTGTTCAAAATCATCGAGCACAAAATTCTCACCGATGGCGGCGGCAGCGATCTCTTCTTCCACGTGAAAGCCCAGACGGCCGTCCGCATCAAACATCACACGATCTTCATCCTCGACTATCTCCCGCACGCTGTAGGAGCGATCCACCAGCGGGATGTTCCATTGGGTCTGCCAGCTCGGCGCCTCCGGCGATTTCAGCGAACAGCCGGCGCTGAACAGCAGGAGGATTAGAAACGGTCGCACAGACCGGATGTACTTTCTCTTCATCACCTTTCACCGGGCCAGCGCAGCCAGAATAAAAGCCGCAGCGCCCATGCCGATCACCGGATAAGCGCCGCGACAGGCTGCGGTTTTTTGATCGTAATACTCGGGGATCATCTCTGCATGGCGGGCTGCCTGTCCTATCACCCACTCCCAGAGAAGATCAGCCTCCCGTTTTTTCTTCATCCGCATCATGGCCGGAATCATGCGCAGAGTGGCGAACAGATTCTCCTCGCCGACCCCGGCGCTCACCGTGCGGCCCAATGCAAAGCCGCGCGTCGGACTGATGCGTAGGTGGGAGTCCAGCGCTGCCAGCGTGGTACGCGCGGATTTCCAGTCAGGAAGCACCACGCCCCAGTTGACCGCTTCCATGGTCGAGCTGTCCAGCAATTCCGGAAACGATCGCTTTTCCAGACTTCTCGCCAGCACCTTGGCCTTGCCCACTGTCAGCCGGGTCAGTATGCTTTCGCGCACGCGCGCTGATTTTTCTGTGCATTGCCGCAGAACCGTCGCATCATCCAGCGTTCGGGCCAGCACCGCCGCGCAGGTCAATCCCTGAAAAGCGGCGGCAGAGGTGTAGAGAAACTGCTCGCCGGGCGCCGGCGCATCCCACAGGCCGGAATCAGCACGGATCAGGTCGTTGTCGGCAAAAGAGACCAGCAGCGGCTGCACCACATACTCTTTGACCAGGGACCAGACCTGATCCAGAAAAACCCGGTCGCTGCTATGCTTGTAATAATCGTGCAACGCCCACAGAAACAGCGGATGGCTGCTGAAGTACAGCCTCGGCGTGTTATCGATCGAAGTCGCGCGTTCAAAGCCGATGCCGCTGTAATGCGCCAGCGACACCATATAGTTGCGTCCCAGACCCCATTCCAGATCGCCGATGCGATGGGAGCGGAAAGAGCCGGCATCCGAATAGAGCATGAATTTCAGCGCAGCACGGGCTTCGCTGAAATGGCCCACCGCCGACAACGCCGCCACACTATAGCTCATGTCGCGGGTGACTGCGATCTTTTCATAGCCATAGGCCAGCGAGTTGACGATTTGTCCATAGCCCGGCCCTGGTTCACGCACCTGCGCCATCTTGATAAACGCCAGGGATTGACGAAACACATCATGCTTGAGGGTGATGATGTCCGCGGGTTCGTGGCCGGCGAGATGCCAGTGCATCCACCATCGCTGTTCCGCCTCCACCATCCGTTTCGGTTCTGTTTTAGCCAGCTCCGCCAGCACCTTGGCCTGCGTCGGCGGCGTCATGCCGCCGGTGTACACAGCAGCGAACATGATCCACAGGTCCTCATCAGCCCAGCACTCGGTGACCACGGTCTGCACTTCGCGCAAAGGCGGATCGATGAAAGGCAGAAAATGCGCCCGGGTGAGACGGAGTCGTTTGGCTGCGGGAATGTGCAGAACCCAGCACAGGGTTTTGTGTTCGAGGATCATCGGCGCCCAGATGTAGGAGATCAGGCTCGCCTTTTCCGTCGTGTGCTCGACGCGGATGATGCCCGTGCCGTTGATGTAGCCGGTGTTGGCCACCGGCCATTGCTGCAGGGGGATGGAATGAGAACCGATGGTCATGCGAAAGCCCAGCGCCTGCACCAGATTGGGCGTGCGATAGCCCGCGTCCCAATCGTCATTCAGGTGAGGATAAAAAGCATCCACCACTCCCTTGTCGATGTGATAGGTCGCATAACACAGGCCATTGGCCGTAGGCAGATGTTCGATCGACCGTTGCGCCCCAGTCGCAGCCGCGCAGCAGCCGCTGACGATCAGAAAAAAAAGCGAAAAAGCTTTCATCGCTCTGCATGGGAGGAAATTCACCGCCACCGCACGCACCTCCGAATCCGTTCCACCTAACATACCGCCGCCCTTGAAGCGTTGCGGAATTCAATTCTCCTTTACAGGCTTTTGCGTCAACGCCTGCAAAGACTTGATCAGCGCCTGGGTTCCCTCACGGCCTTCGCCGCGAGCCTGACAGGCGGAAAAAAGCTGATGCACCAGGCTCAGACCCGGCAACGGCAGATGCATCTCAAACGCGGATTGCAGCGCCAGCCGTAGATCCTTCTGCTGCAGATCGATCATAAAACCCGGCGCAAAATCCTGCGCAGCCATGCGCGGCCCCAGATTGCTCAACTGCCAGGAACCGGCTGCGCCGTTCTTCACCGCTTCGATCATCACCTGCGGATCGACGCCGGATTGCCGTGCGAAGCGCACCGCTTCGCACACCGCCAGATTGGTGACCGAAACCAGAATTTGATTGCACAGTTTGACGGTCTGACCCATGCCATGTCCGCCGACATGGGTGATGGTCTTGCCCATGGCCTCCAGCACCGGACGGCAGCGCTCCAGTGTCTGCGCCTCGCCGCCCACCATGATCGCCAGAGTTCCGGCTTTGGCGCCCACATCGCCGCCGCTCACCGGCGCATCGAGCATCTGCGATCCCTTTTCCTTGATCTGTGCCGCCATGCGCTGCGTGGCCGAGGGCGAGATCGTGCTCATGTCGATCACCACACTGTTGGGTTTCAATCCCTGCATCACGCCGTGGTTGCCGAAAAGCACTTGCTCCACATCCGGCGTATCGGTCACCATGGTGATGATGATGCTGGACCGCTCCGCCGCTTGTTCGGCTGATGCAGCGGCGCCGGCGCCGGCCTGCAGCACCGGCTGCATGCGGCCAGGCGTGCGGTTGTAAACCGTCAAGGGAAATCCGGCTTTGAGCAAATTCAAACACATGGGCTGTCACATGATGCCCAAGCCGATGAATCCGATGCGTTCCTGTGCCATTGTTTTCTCCATCTTTTTCGCGCCGGCCCCGGAATGTCGTCGCGTTTTTTGCTCCTCAGACCCCGGATGTCGCCGTGGTCTTTACGGCGACTCCGGGTGTCGCTTTAGATAAAACGACACCGAACTGCTTTCGTAACCTTTGCGCCGACCCCGGATGTCGCCGCGTTTTTTGCTCCTCAGACCCCGGATGTCGCCGTGGTCTTTACGGCGACTCCGGGTGTCGCTTTAGATAAAACGACACCGAACTGCTTTCGTAACCTTTGCGCCGACCCCGGATGTCGCCGCGCACTTGGCGGCGACTCCGGGTGTCATCTTTAGATAAAGCAACACCGAACTGCTTTCGTAACCTTTACGACAACTCTGGATGTCGCTTTAAATCCATCAATCCCCATCCCGCCTTGCCATTCTCTCCGCCCACAGCGCCTCTTCGATTCGGCCGTGCTTGCGGCAGCCCAGGCTATAGATACGGCACTTTTCCACCAGCTGAGCGACAGTCAGCAGCCGTTGTTCTTCGGACAGGGGCTCCTGCCGCAGCACCTTATCCAAACTGATGATGCGATAGCGATCCAGGCTATGCTGCATGGAAAGCTGTTCCCAGTCGCCGGCCTGTTTTACGATCAAGCGTTCCGCGAGGAACAACACCGGAAAGCGCCGACAGACCCGCAGCCAGAGATCATAGTCTTCGCACGCCGGCAGCTGCTCATCGAACAGTCCTGCTGCCTCCAGAACGCGCCGGTGCAGCAGCACTGACGACGGACTGATGATGCACAGCGGCAGGCAGTGGGCATAGATCCAACCTGAATGCTTTTGATGATGCTTGCTCTGATTCTTCCAGCGGCCGTCTTTGCGCCATTCTTCATCCGTATAGCAGATCAGCGAATCCGGCTGCTCTTGCAGGGCTTTGCACTGACGCTGCAGTTTGTTCGGTTTCCACAGATCGTCGGAATCAAGAAACGCCAGCCAGTCATAGCGCGCCTCGCGAATGCCGCGGTTGCGTCCGGCGGACACGCCGCTGTGCGGCTGATGGATCATGCGCACTTGGTCGCCGAAACGCTGAACAGCGACGGCGGTGTCATCGGTGGAGCCGTCGTCCACTACGATCACCTCATCCGCCGGACGGCTCTGCGCCAGCACCGAATCGATCGCCCGGCAGACCAGATCAGGCCGGTTGTACACTGGAATGATGACGCTGACTTGCAGGCTCGTTTCGTTCATATCGCAGAGTCAAAACTAGTGCGGCCGAATGATCGCCAGCAAAAAACAAAACAGCGTAACCGCCGCCAGAGCCCCGGCCGCAAGGGTGATGGCTTTTTTCTCTTTGCGGCCTTGGCGAAGGCCCATCAGGGCGCTGATGAGAAAACCGCCGGCGAACCCGCCAAAGTGGGCCCAGTTGTCGATATTGGGAAAAAGAAAGCCGAACATAAAGGCCATGATCGCCCAGCTGCCCACCTGGCGATAAAGCGCGCTGCCGAAATCGCCGCCGTGCCTGCGGCCGTAATAGATCAGGCTGCCGAGCATGCCGAAAATAGCGCCCGAGCCTCCCAGGGTGAACATGGAGCCCATCATCACCGAGAGCATAAAGCCCGTAACGCCGGAAACGGTAAAGATGATGAACGCCCGGGCTGTGCCGAACAGCTCTTCCACCATATAGCCGAGCTGGCGCAGCCACATGACATTGAACAGAATATGCAGAATGCCGCCGTGCAGATAGACCGCGGTCAGCAGCGTCCACCAGCGGCCATGGCTGATGGCGTACCGGCCGGTCATACCCATGCGGTCCAGGCTTTCCATGCCCGGGGAGAGCAAAGACAACATGCCGCGCGGATGCAGAATGGCCGACAGATCCAGCGCCAGGCTGATGACGTACAGGGCGATGCAAGCGATGGTCAACGAGGTCACCAGACCGCGGAAATCAGCCAGCCAGCGGCTGAGGCTCGGACCCCAGCCCCAGAGGCCGGGATTTTTCCTGCCGCAATGAATGCACGAGGGCGCGTTGACCGAGATCAGCCGGCCGCAGCCGGGACATACCATGGATCCGCTTTTTTTCCGTTCGAGCATGAGAACATCCTTGCAATAATTGCACTAAATTTTGCGGCGAGATTTTTTATTTTGTCATCCTGAAGGCCGCCGTTGATTTTCGCACAGCGAGACGCGAATCTTTTCCGGCGGCCTGAAGGATCTCCAATCCGTATCAGCCGCAGTCTTCAAGCACTTTCGCGTTGACATATTTCGCTGCTTCTTTCATTATCTAAGACAATATGCGAAAAATCCCGGAAATATAAAACCATCTTTTTCATCAGCCCTCGCACCGTCTGCAGGCTGCGAAAAAGCTGTTGATTATGGCCGGCGTAAGGTCTATATTTAGGCGCGCAAACGATAAGGAGCATTATGAAAATAGGCATTGTCGGCCTGCCCTTTTCGGGCAAAAGCACGCTTTTCAACGCATTGACCGGATCGGCGGTCAGCACCGGCGCTCACTCCATCGGCAAGGCGGAAGCGCAGCACGCGGTGGTCAAAGTGCCGGACCAACGGCTGGACCGGTTATACCAGATATTCAAGCCGAAAAAAAACGTTCCCGCCACCATCGAATACCTGGACCTGTCCGGACTGAGCGCGGATGAAAACAAAAAAGGCGGATTCAGCGACCAGTTCCTCGGCCAGATCCGCATTGTCGACGCTATTCTGCTGGTGATCCGCTGTCATCACAACGAAAACGTCAGCCATCCGCTCAACAGCGTCGATCCCAAGCGGGATCTGCAGCTGGTGGGGTCCGAGTTCATCCTCAGCGATCTGTCCATCATCGAGAACCGCATGGAGCGGCTGCAGCGGCAGATGCGCGTGCGCAAGACCGACGCGGATGTCAAAGAGTTCCATCTGCTGGAAAAATTCAAAGCGCATCTGGAGGCGGAGAAACCGCTGCGGCTGATGCCCATGGCGCCGGATGAGGAGCTGATTGTGCGCGGCTACCAGTTTCTCACCCAAAAGCCGCTGCTGGTGGTGCTCAACATCGATGAGAAGGACATCCGCCGCGGGGCCGAGATCACGGCCGGGTTTGCCGAGTGGAATGCGCAGCCGGCCACCGC encodes:
- the amrS gene encoding AmmeMemoRadiSam system radical SAM enzyme — protein: MKEAQFYTALEGGHVVCQLCPHTCKLTEGKVGICGVRQNLGGVLYSLVYEKAAAVHVDPIEKKPLFHVYPGSASFSIAAMGCNFHCRFCQNHALSQVQGEPGGQPVTSRQVVDAAVSRGCKTIACTYTEPTVYFEYALEIARLAQAEEIATVFVTNGYINDAPLRELAPFLTAANVDLKGWNKDFYRRVIGGDLDNVLATLKLMKELGVWVEVTTLLVPDQIGETDLQEIARFISRELGVETPWHISRYHPDYQYTQTPATPLSMLQRGREIGLAAGLRYVYSGNIPGDKGEHTYCPQCGKKVIERYGFQILAYHVHNGGCRFCGAVLDGVG
- a CDS encoding rhomboid family intramembrane serine protease; translated protein: MLERKKSGSMVCPGCGRLISVNAPSCIHCGRKNPGLWGWGPSLSRWLADFRGLVTSLTIACIALYVISLALDLSAILHPRGMLSLLSPGMESLDRMGMTGRYAISHGRWWTLLTAVYLHGGILHILFNVMWLRQLGYMVEELFGTARAFIIFTVSGVTGFMLSVMMGSMFTLGGSGAIFGMLGSLIYYGRRHGGDFGSALYRQVGSWAIMAFMFGFLFPNIDNWAHFGGFAGGFLISALMGLRQGRKEKKAITLAAGALAAVTLFCFLLAIIRPH
- the ychF gene encoding redox-regulated ATPase YchF, which translates into the protein MKIGIVGLPFSGKSTLFNALTGSAVSTGAHSIGKAEAQHAVVKVPDQRLDRLYQIFKPKKNVPATIEYLDLSGLSADENKKGGFSDQFLGQIRIVDAILLVIRCHHNENVSHPLNSVDPKRDLQLVGSEFILSDLSIIENRMERLQRQMRVRKTDADVKEFHLLEKFKAHLEAEKPLRLMPMAPDEELIVRGYQFLTQKPLLVVLNIDEKDIRRGAEITAGFAEWNAQPATAVLPVSARIEMEIQQLPDEEAQLFREDAGIQEAAMEKLIRASYDLLGLISFFTVGDDETRAWTIRADTPAPAAAGEIHSDIEKGFIRAEVVSYDDFIQRGAMAKCRSDAVLRLEGKEYIVKDGDIINFRFAN
- a CDS encoding glycosyltransferase family 2 protein gives rise to the protein MNETSLQVSVIIPVYNRPDLVCRAIDSVLAQSRPADEVIVVDDGSTDDTAVAVQRFGDQVRMIHQPHSGVSAGRNRGIREARYDWLAFLDSDDLWKPNKLQRQCKALQEQPDSLICYTDEEWRKDGRWKNQSKHHQKHSGWIYAHCLPLCIISPSSVLLHRRVLEAAGLFDEQLPACEDYDLWLRVCRRFPVLFLAERLIVKQAGDWEQLSMQHSLDRYRIISLDKVLRQEPLSEEQRLLTVAQLVEKCRIYSLGCRKHGRIEEALWAERMARRDGD